One Gopherus flavomarginatus isolate rGopFla2 chromosome 13, rGopFla2.mat.asm, whole genome shotgun sequence DNA window includes the following coding sequences:
- the HTR3A gene encoding 5-hydroxytryptamine receptor 3A, whose translation MTPSALWAFLALLLFTFRFQSEAARKGNNRTLNSAKPALLQLSDYLLTRYRKGVRPVQDWRRTTNVAIDVMVYAILSVDEKNQVLTTYIWYRQHWIDEFLRWNPEDFDNITQMSLPTQSIWVPDILINEFVDVGKSPDIPYVYVRYHGEVQNLKPIQVMTACSLDIYNFPFDVQNCSLTFTSWLHNIRDINISLWRQPELVKFDKSVFMNQGEWELLYVLSQFQEFSVKGSDSYAEMKFYVVIRRRPLFYAVSLLLPSVFLMVMDIVGFYLPPDSGERVSFKITLLLGYSVFLIIVSDTLPATAIGTPLIGVYFVVCMALLVISLTETILIVRLVHKQDLQPHVPNWVKHLVLERATILLCIRDRKKFYPSRTQSSDISQHPENNDSTAKLNHYGCENLREYERVAGARPLPAQGESSPVVASILQEISAIRQFLEKRDEFRDIAREWLQVGYVLDVLLFRVYLVAVLAYSITLGTLWSVWQYA comes from the exons ATGACACCCTCTGCTCTTTGGGCATTTCTTGCTCTGCTGCTGTTCACTTTTAGGTTTCAAAGTGAAG CTGCTCGGAAAGGGAACAACAGGACTTTGAACTCTgccaagccagccctgctccagctctcTGACTACCTGCTGACTCGTTACAGAAAGGGCGTTCGGCCAGTTCAGGACTGGAGAAGGACAACCAATGTAGCCATTGATGTCATGGTATATGCCATTCTCAGTGTG GATGAAAAAAATCAGGTGCTGACAACCTACATCTGGTACAGGCAG CACTGGATTGACGAGTTTCTCAGGTGGAATCCAGAGGACTTTGATAACATCACGCAGATgtccctccccacccagagcaTCTGGGTACCAGACATCCTCATCAATGAGTT CGTGGATGTGGGCAAGTCCCCGGACATCCCATACGTCTACGTCCGCTACCACGGGGAGGTCCAGAACCTCAAGCCGATCCAGGTGATGActgcctgcagcctggacatcTACAACTTCCCCTTCGACGTGCAGAACTGCTCGCTCACCTTCACCAGCTGGCTGCACAACA TCCGCGACATCAACATCTCGCTGTGGCGGCAGCCGGAGCTGGTGAAATTTGACAAGAGCGTCTTCATGAACCAGGGAGAGTGGGAGCTCCTCTACGTACTCAGCCAGTTCCAGGAGTTCAGTGTGAAGGGCAGCGACAGCTACGCCGAGATGAAGTTCTAC GTGGTCATCCGGAGACGCCCCCTCTTCTACGCTGTCAGCCTGCTGCTCCCCAGCGTCTTCCTGATGGTCATGGACATTGTGGGGTTCTACCTGCCTCCCGACAGCGGGGAGAGGGTCTCCTTCAAGATCACCCTCCTGCTGGGCTACTCCGTCTTCCTGATCATCGTGTCCGACACGCTGCCAGCCACTGCCATTGGGACCCCACTGATAG GTGTCTATTTTGTTGTGTGCATGGCCTTGCTGGTCATCAGCCTGACCGAGACCATCCTGATCGTGCGCCTGGTCCACAAGCAGGACCTGCAGCCTCATGTCCCCAACTGGGTCAAGCATCTGGTGCTGGAACGAGCCACCATCCTGCTCTGCATCCGTGACAGGAAGAAATTCTACCCTAGCAGGACACAGAGTTCAGACATCAGCCAGCACCCGGAGAACAATGACAGCACAG CCAAGCTGAACCACTACGGCTGCGAGAACCTCCGTGAGTATGAGAGAGTGGCGGGTGCAAGGCCATTGCCGGCACAAGGAGAGAGCTCCCCGGTGGTGGCCAGCATCCTGCAGGAGATCTCTGCCATCCGCCAGTTCTTGGAGAAGCGCGACGAGTTCCGCGACATTGCCCGTGAGTGGCTCCAGGTGGGCTACGTGCTGGACGTGCTGCTCTTCCGGGTGTACCTGGTGGCTGTGCTGGCCTATAGCATCACGCTGGGGACTCTCTGGTCCGTCTGGCAGTATGCATGA